Within Porites lutea chromosome 2, jaPorLute2.1, whole genome shotgun sequence, the genomic segment CGCGGAGTGCAAAGCAGAGTTTCGTGTCGAGAAACACGATCTCCCTCGCCTTGTTGCAGCCCTCCAACTACCACCGGTGTTTAAATGCGAGCAGAGGAGTATTTGCGACGACATGGAAGGCCTATGCATACTCCTCAAACGAGTTGCCTACCCATGCAGACTCAGTGATCTGATTGTGCGATTTGGCCGACCGGTTTCTGTTTTAAGCCTGATCTCAAATGATGTCATAGACTATATTTATGATGTTCATGGGCACCGTATAACACAATGGAATCGAGATCTTCTGAATCCTGGGGCTTTGCAGCGTTATGCAGAAGCTATATCGGGAAAAGGAGGCCCCCTTGACAACTGTTTCGGTTTTGTAGATGGAACAGTCCGACCCATCTCAAGACCAAATGAGCGTCAGAGAATTGTGTACAATGGCCACAAGAGGGTCCATGCATTAAAATTCCAATCCTTGTCCCTACCAAATGGACTTATTGGCAACCTATTTGGACCAGTTGGTGAGTTTGTAATAAAACGttagtgttttaaacttaaataacctccttcccccccccccccgaaaaaaattCTCTTCTCATGTTTGATTCTAATTTCGTTTCTAGAGGGGCGTAAACACGACGCAGGGATGTTAAATGATTCTGGACTACTGCGGGACCTTCAACAGTACGCCTATAATCCAGCAGCTCAAGCTATGTGCATTTATGGAGATTTGGCCTACCCTCTCCGAGTTCATCTCCAAACACC encodes:
- the LOC140926916 gene encoding uncharacterized protein — its product is MSFKEFRDLLVLLYGDEIISDEEFLLLYDSFISKNPDFPHENYQRFDLDSMNSAECKAEFRVEKHDLPRLVAALQLPPVFKCEQRSICDDMEGLCILLKRVAYPCRLSDLIVRFGRPVSVLSLISNDVIDYIYDVHGHRITQWNRDLLNPGALQRYAEAISGKGGPLDNCFGFVDGTVRPISRPNERQRIVYNGHKRVHALKFQSLSLPNGLIGNLFGPVEGRKHDAGMLNDSGLLRDLQQYAYNPAAQAMCIYGDLAYPLRVHLQTPFRRVPLTPLMQDYNEAMSALRISVEWLFGDVINSFKFLDYKKNLKIGLSSVGKMYVVCALLRNAITCLYGNNTSDYFGIEPPSLEQYFQ